One stretch of Streptomyces sp. A2-16 DNA includes these proteins:
- a CDS encoding alpha/beta hydrolase produces the protein MTSFDTSPQLNVWRALLALAVVFVMLATTGWTALRNQREATPLQASLESWSHGRLHGHRLPDPDTAPDRLTRFFAALTSQERVRLAQRYPLAVGNMNGAPVGLRYQANRLALLQARAVERTRMHDPRLTPAGQQEAGRRMHRFESLTAPERHILAFDPDGSGRIAEVFGDLGTAQRISVVVPGVDTDVLTFQRTKRSYSAPVGMAKALYKAERTASPSTRTAVIAWADYTAPAGLGIDSATAMRAENGAVRLNALVRALPGTSPVSLFCHSYGSVVCGVAAHALPGRVADIAVAGSPGMRVANASHLRTTARVWAMRDADDWIQDVPYLEVGGLGHGADPVSAAFGARVLSARGADGHAGYFEPGTESLFNFAEIGIGAYRSVHCAHEDEACRAGLSGTDTAGRA, from the coding sequence GTGACTTCCTTCGACACCTCCCCGCAACTCAACGTCTGGCGCGCACTGCTCGCGCTGGCCGTCGTGTTCGTGATGCTGGCGACCACCGGCTGGACCGCCCTGCGCAACCAGAGGGAGGCCACGCCGCTGCAGGCCTCGCTCGAGTCCTGGTCGCACGGCCGCCTCCACGGACACCGGCTGCCGGACCCGGACACCGCCCCCGACCGGCTCACGCGATTCTTCGCCGCTCTCACCTCCCAGGAGCGCGTCCGCCTCGCCCAGCGCTACCCGCTCGCGGTCGGCAACATGAACGGCGCCCCCGTCGGACTGCGCTACCAGGCCAACCGCCTCGCGCTGCTCCAGGCCCGTGCCGTCGAGCGCACCCGCATGCACGATCCCCGGCTCACGCCGGCCGGGCAGCAGGAGGCGGGCCGCCGTATGCACCGCTTCGAGTCGCTGACGGCACCGGAGCGCCACATCCTCGCCTTCGACCCCGACGGGTCCGGCCGGATCGCCGAGGTCTTCGGTGATCTCGGCACGGCGCAGCGGATCTCCGTCGTCGTGCCCGGCGTCGACACCGACGTGCTCACCTTCCAGCGCACCAAGCGCAGTTACTCCGCGCCCGTCGGCATGGCCAAGGCCCTCTACAAGGCGGAGCGCACCGCGAGCCCGTCCACGCGTACCGCGGTGATCGCCTGGGCCGACTACACGGCCCCCGCCGGACTCGGCATCGACTCGGCCACCGCGATGCGCGCCGAGAACGGCGCCGTACGACTGAACGCACTGGTGCGGGCGCTGCCCGGCACCTCACCTGTCTCCCTGTTCTGCCACAGCTACGGCTCCGTGGTGTGCGGGGTGGCCGCGCACGCGCTGCCCGGCCGGGTGGCCGACATCGCGGTGGCCGGCAGCCCGGGGATGCGGGTCGCCAACGCCTCCCATCTGCGCACCACCGCGCGTGTGTGGGCGATGCGGGACGCCGACGACTGGATTCAGGACGTGCCGTACCTGGAGGTCGGCGGGCTCGGCCACGGCGCCGACCCGGTCTCCGCCGCGTTCGGCGCGCGCGTGCTGTCCGCACGGGGTGCCGACGGGCACGCCGGTTACTTCGAGCCCGGAACGGAGAGCCTGTTCAACTTCGCCGAGATCGGCATTGGCGCATACCGCTCGGTGCACTGCGCCCACGAGGACGAAGCCTGCCGCGCCGGTTTGTCCGGCACGGACACGGCCGGACGCGCGTAG
- a CDS encoding DUF4429 domain-containing protein translates to MTRMGDVLAGFHAAWEFESDSVLIRYERGIRTPKLFQALGERRIPLEAISGVTLTPGKRGTVVLHAEPRPGADPLMEAAAGQLKGGCDPYRLVLPADKETLAEYYADELRALLKQDEEPAERFLVPAPEVPLQFKAYDGKASFDGRTVHFRWFWTGASSAKWKAGDQSFPVSELTGVEWRSPEVFEGHLRLLGGEPGPVQADQDPAAVVFGLGYGPVHESLPFAAAVLAAVRQRGPAVAIPAPSTPRRDPADIAERIRHLGELHQAGLVTDEEFSVKKAELLAEL, encoded by the coding sequence ATGACCCGCATGGGTGACGTACTGGCCGGATTTCATGCCGCCTGGGAGTTCGAGTCCGACTCCGTGCTCATCCGCTACGAACGGGGGATTCGCACACCGAAGCTCTTCCAGGCGCTGGGGGAACGACGGATCCCCCTGGAGGCGATCTCCGGGGTGACGCTGACTCCCGGCAAGCGGGGCACGGTGGTGCTGCACGCCGAGCCGCGGCCGGGGGCGGATCCGCTCATGGAGGCGGCGGCGGGGCAGCTGAAGGGCGGGTGCGATCCGTACCGGCTGGTGCTTCCGGCCGACAAGGAGACGCTCGCCGAGTACTACGCGGACGAGCTGCGCGCGCTCCTGAAGCAGGACGAGGAGCCGGCGGAACGTTTCCTGGTTCCGGCGCCCGAAGTGCCGCTGCAGTTCAAGGCGTACGACGGGAAGGCGTCCTTCGACGGCCGTACCGTTCACTTCCGGTGGTTCTGGACGGGGGCGTCCTCGGCGAAGTGGAAGGCCGGCGACCAGAGTTTCCCGGTGTCCGAGCTGACGGGTGTGGAGTGGCGGTCGCCGGAGGTGTTCGAGGGGCATCTGCGGCTGCTCGGCGGAGAGCCGGGGCCGGTGCAGGCCGACCAGGATCCGGCGGCGGTGGTGTTCGGGCTGGGGTACGGACCCGTGCACGAGTCCCTGCCGTTCGCGGCGGCGGTCCTGGCGGCGGTGCGGCAGCGGGGGCCCGCGGTGGCGATCCCGGCGCCGAGCACCCCGCGCCGGGACCCCGCGGACATCGCGGAACGGATTCGCCATCTCGGGGAGCTGCATCAGGCCGGGCTGGTGACCGACGAGGAGTTCTCCGTGAAGAAGGCGGAGTTGCTGGCGGAGCTCTAG
- a CDS encoding aldo/keto reductase, translating into MTDSSIPTARLGGTGPEVGVQGLGCMGMSFAYGPTDAKESRATLERALELGITLYDTADAYGNGENEKFLSPFFKAHRDEVVIATKFALAIPPDDPTRRIIRNDPPYIRQAVEASLKRLDVDTIDLYYMHRRDVNVPIEETVATMAELVREGKVKHLGLSEVTAAELRAAQAVHPIAAVQSEWSLFSRDIEAQVVPAARELGVTLVPYSPLGRGFLTGSFTNADTDLTADDFRRHQPRFTGDNATANAALLAPIRRIASAHDASTGQIALAWVQQQSEVHGLPVVPIPGTRKPTRVEENAAATRIELTKEELELLEPIAGQVAGDRYADMRFSSAGRE; encoded by the coding sequence ATGACCGACAGCAGCATCCCCACCGCACGACTGGGCGGGACAGGCCCGGAGGTCGGCGTCCAGGGACTCGGCTGCATGGGCATGAGCTTCGCGTACGGCCCCACGGACGCGAAGGAGTCCCGGGCCACCCTGGAGCGGGCCCTGGAGCTCGGCATCACGCTGTACGACACCGCGGACGCCTACGGCAACGGGGAGAACGAGAAGTTCCTGTCCCCGTTCTTCAAGGCCCACCGCGACGAGGTCGTGATCGCCACCAAGTTCGCCCTGGCGATACCCCCGGACGACCCGACCCGGCGGATCATCCGCAACGACCCGCCGTACATCCGCCAGGCCGTCGAGGCGAGCCTGAAGCGCCTGGACGTCGACACGATCGACCTCTACTACATGCACCGGCGCGATGTGAACGTGCCGATCGAGGAGACCGTCGCCACCATGGCCGAGCTGGTGCGCGAGGGCAAGGTCAAGCACCTGGGCCTGAGCGAGGTCACCGCCGCCGAGCTGCGGGCCGCACAGGCCGTCCACCCCATCGCCGCCGTCCAGTCCGAGTGGTCCCTGTTCAGCCGGGACATCGAGGCCCAGGTGGTCCCGGCCGCCCGTGAACTCGGCGTCACCCTCGTCCCGTACTCCCCGCTCGGCCGCGGCTTCCTCACCGGCTCCTTCACCAACGCCGACACGGACCTCACCGCCGACGACTTCCGCCGCCACCAGCCCCGCTTCACCGGCGACAACGCCACGGCGAACGCGGCCCTCCTCGCCCCGATCCGTCGGATCGCCTCGGCCCACGACGCCTCGACCGGTCAGATAGCCCTGGCCTGGGTCCAGCAGCAGTCCGAGGTCCACGGCCTCCCGGTCGTCCCGATCCCCGGCACCCGCAAGCCGACCCGGGTGGAGGAGAACGCGGCGGCGACGAGGATCGAGCTCACGAAGGAGGAACTGGAGCTCCTGGAGCCGATAGCGGGCCAGGTGGCAGGCGATCGCTACGCGGACATGCGGTTCTCGTCGGCGGGCCGGGAATGA
- a CDS encoding MerR family transcriptional regulator: MTVMETTGTRTDSCAAPPHPHRRPAGQDSYTISEVVAFTGLTAHTLRWYERIGLMPHIDRSHTGQRRYSNRDLDWLDFVGKLRLTGMPVADMVRYAELVREGDHTFGDRFKLLEATRRDVLTRIAELQDTLAVLDHKISFYAEAERTDWEKEKAG; the protein is encoded by the coding sequence ATGACGGTGATGGAGACCACGGGTACCAGGACCGACAGCTGCGCCGCCCCGCCGCACCCCCACCGGCGACCGGCGGGACAGGACAGCTACACGATCAGCGAGGTCGTCGCCTTCACCGGGCTGACCGCGCACACTCTGCGCTGGTACGAGCGCATCGGCCTGATGCCGCACATCGACCGCTCGCACACCGGCCAGCGCCGCTACAGCAACCGCGATCTCGACTGGCTCGACTTCGTCGGCAAGCTCCGGCTCACCGGCATGCCGGTCGCCGACATGGTGCGCTACGCGGAGCTGGTGCGGGAGGGCGACCACACCTTCGGGGACCGCTTCAAGCTCCTGGAGGCGACCCGCCGGGACGTACTGACCCGGATCGCGGAGCTCCAGGACACGCTCGCCGTGCTCGACCACAAGATCAGCTTCTACGCCGAGGCCGAGCGCACTGACTGGGAGAAGGAGAAAGCAGGATGA
- a CDS encoding N-acetyltransferase — protein MSLVRRATTEDAEEVLRLRQVMIDALPGGDGTTAWHTEALPSLRRKLGEADGDFAAFVVDHPDRPGALGALVAGTVDYRIGKAGNPHGLAGYVFSVATDPQARRRGYARACMDELLAWFRERGAGQVMLTASPEAEPLYVSLGFVHKPDPTMILKL, from the coding sequence ATGAGTCTCGTACGCCGTGCCACGACCGAGGACGCCGAAGAAGTGCTGCGTCTGCGCCAGGTGATGATCGACGCCCTGCCCGGCGGGGACGGGACCACAGCGTGGCACACGGAGGCGCTGCCGTCACTGCGGAGGAAGCTCGGCGAGGCGGACGGGGACTTCGCGGCCTTCGTCGTCGACCACCCGGACCGGCCGGGGGCGCTGGGCGCGCTGGTGGCGGGGACGGTCGACTACCGGATCGGGAAGGCGGGCAATCCGCACGGGCTGGCCGGGTACGTCTTCAGCGTCGCCACCGACCCGCAGGCGCGTCGGCGCGGGTACGCGCGTGCGTGCATGGACGAACTGCTGGCGTGGTTCCGCGAGCGGGGCGCGGGGCAGGTTATGTTGACCGCGTCCCCGGAGGCCGAGCCGCTGTACGTCTCGCTCGGGTTCGTGCACAAGCCGGACCCCACGATGATTCTGAAGCTGTGA
- a CDS encoding serine hydrolase domain-containing protein, translated as MSLQSLALIENWPVPTAAAGVVRADGTVLGTHGPVSHRFPLASVTKPLAAYAVLVAYEEGAIELDEPAGPSGSTVRHLLAHTSGLAFDEHRVTAAPGERRLYSNAGFEQLGDHVAKATDIPFAEYLRQAVLEPLGMTSTSLEGSPAKDGVSTVEDLLRFAAEAQAPRLLDPRTVAEAMTVQYPGTKGVLPGYGHQNPNDWGLGFEIRDSKSPHWTGSSSSARTFGHFGQSGTFLWIDPEARAACVALTDRAFGPWAVEVWPAFTDAVLAGL; from the coding sequence ATGTCGTTGCAGAGCCTCGCATTGATCGAGAACTGGCCGGTTCCCACCGCCGCGGCGGGGGTGGTGCGGGCCGACGGCACGGTCCTCGGCACCCACGGACCGGTGTCCCACCGCTTCCCGCTGGCGTCGGTCACCAAGCCGCTCGCCGCGTACGCCGTGCTGGTCGCGTACGAGGAGGGGGCGATCGAGCTCGACGAGCCGGCCGGGCCGAGCGGATCGACGGTGCGGCACCTGCTCGCGCACACCTCGGGGCTGGCCTTCGACGAGCACCGGGTGACGGCTGCCCCCGGGGAGCGGCGCCTGTACTCCAACGCCGGTTTCGAGCAGCTCGGCGACCATGTCGCCAAGGCGACGGACATCCCGTTCGCGGAGTATCTGCGGCAGGCGGTGCTGGAGCCGCTGGGCATGACGTCGACGTCCCTGGAGGGCTCCCCCGCGAAGGACGGGGTGTCGACGGTCGAGGACCTGCTCCGGTTCGCGGCGGAGGCGCAGGCGCCGCGGCTGCTGGACCCGCGCACGGTCGCGGAGGCGATGACGGTCCAGTACCCGGGCACGAAGGGCGTGCTCCCCGGCTACGGCCACCAGAACCCCAACGACTGGGGCCTGGGCTTCGAGATCCGCGACTCCAAGTCCCCCCACTGGACGGGCTCCTCGTCGTCCGCCCGCACCTTCGGGCACTTCGGCCAGTCCGGCACGTTCCTGTGGATCGACCCCGAGGCGCGGGCGGCCTGCGTGGCGCTGACGGACCGCGCGTTCGGCCCCTGGGCGGTCGAAGTGTGGCCGGCCTTCACCGACGCCGTGCTCGCCGGCCTCTAG
- a CDS encoding pirin family protein — protein sequence MTDVRRALERYPGGDPGTGIESWHAFSFGPHYDPDNLRFGALIACNEERLLPGAGFDEHPHSHTEIVTWVVEGELTHRDSTGHETVVRAGDVQRLSAAAGVRHVERNDADTPLTFVQTWLAPLEPGGEPSYEIVRGIADSTPYAIPEAGAMLHVRRLAAGERTAVPDGRYLYVHVVRGEVRLDGAELGPGDAARVTDAKELDAVAVTGAELLLWEMS from the coding sequence GTGACGGACGTGCGGCGCGCACTGGAGCGCTACCCAGGTGGGGACCCCGGGACCGGGATCGAGTCGTGGCACGCCTTCTCGTTCGGGCCGCACTACGACCCCGACAACCTCCGGTTCGGCGCGCTGATCGCCTGCAACGAGGAGCGGCTGCTGCCCGGCGCCGGCTTCGACGAGCATCCGCACAGCCACACCGAGATCGTGACCTGGGTGGTCGAGGGCGAGCTCACGCACCGGGACTCCACCGGGCACGAGACGGTCGTACGCGCCGGCGACGTGCAGCGGCTCAGCGCCGCCGCGGGCGTGCGGCACGTCGAGCGCAACGACGCCGACACCCCGCTGACCTTCGTGCAGACCTGGCTGGCGCCCCTGGAACCGGGCGGCGAGCCGTCGTACGAGATCGTCCGCGGGATCGCCGACTCGACGCCGTACGCGATCCCGGAGGCGGGCGCGATGCTCCATGTGCGGCGGCTGGCCGCGGGGGAGCGGACCGCGGTGCCGGACGGGCGGTACCTGTACGTCCATGTCGTGCGCGGCGAAGTACGGCTGGACGGCGCGGAGTTGGGGCCTGGTGACGCGGCCCGGGTCACCGACGCGAAGGAACTGGACGCGGTGGCGGTGACCGGGGCCGAGCTGCTGCTGTGGGAGATGTCCTAG
- a CDS encoding helix-turn-helix domain-containing protein, whose product MPEPELRKSDPGAPGAHAHAATLKRLVKSSGSLAQQAIARMDETLPWYRAMPPENRSWIGLVAQAGIAAFTEWFRHPDAPQAISTDVFGTAPRELTRAITLRQTVEMVRTTIEVMESAIDEVAAPGDESVLREALLVYAREIAFATAQVYAQAAEARGAWDARLESLVVNAVLSGEADEGAVSRAAALGWNAPEHVCVVLGTAPDGDSELTVEAIRRAARHAKLQVLTGVLGARLVVIAGGSDNPLAVAKSLIGPYAAGPVVAGPVVPDLLAATRSAQAAAAGLRACSAWQDAPRPVLADDLLPERAMAGDPNARDQLVEEIYRPLEEAGSALLETLSVYLEQASSLEGAARMLFVHPNTVRYRLRRVTDVTGWSPSDVRSAFTLRIALILGRLADGDPQP is encoded by the coding sequence GTGCCCGAACCCGAACTCCGCAAGTCAGATCCCGGCGCGCCCGGCGCCCACGCCCATGCCGCGACCCTGAAGCGGCTGGTGAAGTCGTCGGGGTCGCTCGCGCAGCAGGCCATCGCGCGCATGGACGAGACGCTGCCGTGGTACCGGGCCATGCCCCCGGAGAACCGTTCCTGGATCGGGCTGGTCGCCCAGGCCGGTATCGCGGCCTTCACCGAGTGGTTCCGGCATCCGGACGCCCCGCAGGCCATCTCCACCGACGTGTTCGGAACCGCTCCGCGTGAACTGACCCGGGCCATCACGCTGCGCCAGACCGTGGAGATGGTGCGCACCACCATCGAGGTCATGGAGAGCGCGATCGACGAGGTCGCCGCTCCCGGTGACGAGTCCGTGCTGCGTGAGGCCCTGCTCGTCTACGCCCGCGAGATCGCCTTCGCGACCGCCCAGGTCTACGCCCAGGCCGCCGAGGCACGCGGTGCCTGGGACGCCCGGCTGGAGTCGCTGGTCGTGAACGCCGTGCTGAGCGGGGAGGCCGACGAGGGGGCCGTGAGCCGGGCCGCCGCGCTGGGCTGGAACGCCCCGGAGCACGTGTGCGTGGTCCTCGGCACCGCTCCCGACGGTGACTCGGAGCTGACCGTCGAGGCCATCCGGCGGGCCGCCCGGCACGCCAAGCTCCAGGTGCTGACCGGGGTGCTCGGTGCACGGCTCGTCGTCATCGCGGGCGGCAGCGACAACCCCCTCGCCGTGGCCAAGTCGCTGATCGGGCCCTATGCGGCCGGACCCGTGGTCGCCGGGCCCGTCGTACCCGATCTGCTCGCCGCGACCCGGTCCGCGCAGGCGGCGGCCGCCGGGCTCAGGGCGTGTTCCGCCTGGCAGGACGCGCCGCGCCCGGTCCTGGCGGACGACCTGCTTCCGGAACGCGCGATGGCCGGTGATCCCAATGCGCGCGATCAGTTGGTGGAGGAGATCTACAGACCACTGGAGGAGGCCGGTTCCGCGCTCCTGGAGACGCTCTCCGTCTACCTCGAACAGGCGTCCAGTCTGGAGGGTGCGGCCCGGATGCTCTTCGTGCATCCCAACACCGTGCGCTACCGGCTTCGACGTGTGACTGACGTCACCGGTTGGTCGCCCTCCGATGTACGTTCGGCGTTCACCCTGCGGATCGCGCTCATCCTGGGGCGTCTGGCCGACGGAGATCCCCAGCCCTAG
- a CDS encoding ACP S-malonyltransferase, whose product MLVLVAPGQGAQTPGFLTPWLELPGAADRVAAWSDAIGLDLAHYGTQADADAIRDTSVAQPLLVAAGILSASALGAVTDIAPGAVAGHSVGEITAAAFAGVLDDAAALTLVRKRGLAMADAAAITETGMSALLGGDPEVSVAHLEKLGLTPANVNGAGQIVAAGTLEQLAALNDDKPEGVRKVVPLKVAGAFHTHHMAPAVDALAKAAADLTPADPTVTYVSNKDGQTVATGAEVLERLVGQVANPVRWDLCMETFKELGATAFIEVCPGGTLVGLAKRALPGVKTLALKTPDDLDAARELIAEHGA is encoded by the coding sequence GTGCTCGTACTCGTCGCTCCCGGCCAGGGCGCCCAGACGCCCGGCTTCCTGACTCCCTGGCTCGAACTCCCCGGTGCCGCGGACCGCGTCGCCGCGTGGTCCGACGCCATCGGACTGGACCTCGCCCACTACGGCACACAGGCCGACGCGGACGCCATCCGCGACACCTCGGTGGCCCAGCCGCTGCTGGTGGCGGCCGGAATCCTGTCCGCCTCGGCACTCGGTGCCGTCACCGACATCGCCCCCGGCGCGGTCGCCGGGCACAGCGTCGGCGAGATCACCGCCGCCGCCTTCGCGGGCGTCCTGGACGACGCCGCCGCCCTCACCCTCGTACGCAAGCGGGGTCTGGCCATGGCCGACGCCGCCGCGATCACCGAGACCGGCATGTCGGCGCTGCTCGGCGGCGACCCCGAGGTCTCCGTCGCGCACCTGGAGAAGCTGGGCCTGACCCCGGCGAACGTCAACGGCGCGGGCCAGATCGTCGCGGCGGGCACGCTGGAACAGCTCGCCGCGCTCAACGACGACAAGCCCGAGGGCGTCCGCAAGGTCGTCCCGCTGAAGGTCGCCGGCGCCTTCCACACGCACCACATGGCCCCCGCGGTCGACGCGCTGGCCAAGGCCGCCGCCGATCTGACGCCGGCCGACCCGACGGTCACGTACGTCTCCAACAAGGACGGGCAGACCGTCGCGACCGGCGCCGAGGTGCTGGAGCGGCTGGTCGGCCAGGTCGCCAACCCGGTCCGCTGGGACCTGTGCATGGAGACCTTCAAGGAGCTCGGCGCCACCGCGTTCATCGAGGTCTGCCCCGGCGGCACGCTGGTCGGCCTCGCCAAGCGCGCACTGCCCGGCGTCAAGACGCTGGCGCTCAAGACCCCCGACGACCTCGACGCTGCTCGCGAGCTCATCGCCGAGCACGGTGCCTGA
- a CDS encoding ketoacyl-ACP synthase III, producing MSKIKPSKGAPYARILGVGGYRPTRVVPNEVILETIDSSDEWIRSRSGIQTRHWANDEETVAAMSIEASGKAIADAGISAEQIGGVIVSTVSHFKQTPAVATEIADKLGTNKAAAFDISAGCAGFGYGLTLAKGMIVEGSAEYVLVIGVERLSDLTDLEDRATAFLFGDGAGAVVVGPATEPAIGPTVWGSEGDKSETIKQTVAWNEYDSSTDKFPAITQEGQAVFRWAVFEMAKVAQQALDAAGITPDDLDVFIPHQANERIIDSMVKTLKLPEHVTVARDVRTTGNTSAASIPLAMERLLATGEAKSGDTALVIGFGAGLVYAATVVTLP from the coding sequence ATGTCGAAGATCAAGCCGAGCAAGGGCGCCCCGTACGCGCGCATCCTCGGGGTCGGCGGCTACCGCCCGACCCGGGTCGTGCCGAACGAGGTGATCCTCGAGACGATCGACTCGTCCGACGAGTGGATCCGCTCGCGCTCCGGCATCCAGACCCGGCACTGGGCGAACGACGAGGAGACCGTCGCCGCGATGTCGATCGAGGCGTCCGGCAAGGCGATCGCCGACGCCGGGATCTCCGCCGAGCAGATCGGCGGCGTGATCGTCTCGACCGTCTCGCACTTCAAGCAGACCCCGGCCGTGGCGACCGAGATCGCCGACAAGCTGGGCACGAACAAGGCCGCCGCCTTCGACATCTCGGCGGGCTGCGCGGGCTTCGGCTACGGCCTCACCCTCGCCAAGGGCATGATCGTCGAGGGCTCGGCGGAGTACGTCCTCGTCATCGGGGTGGAGCGGCTCTCGGACCTCACCGACCTGGAGGACCGGGCCACCGCCTTCCTGTTCGGCGACGGCGCGGGCGCGGTCGTCGTCGGCCCCGCCACGGAGCCGGCGATCGGCCCCACGGTCTGGGGCTCCGAGGGCGACAAGTCCGAGACGATCAAGCAGACCGTGGCGTGGAACGAGTACGACAGCTCCACGGACAAGTTCCCTGCGATCACGCAGGAGGGCCAGGCGGTGTTCCGCTGGGCCGTGTTCGAGATGGCGAAGGTCGCCCAGCAGGCGCTGGACGCGGCCGGGATCACCCCGGACGACCTGGACGTCTTCATTCCCCACCAGGCCAACGAGCGGATCATCGACTCGATGGTGAAGACGCTGAAGCTGCCGGAGCACGTCACGGTCGCGCGTGACGTGCGCACCACCGGCAACACCTCGGCCGCCTCGATCCCGCTCGCGATGGAGCGGCTTCTGGCGACCGGTGAGGCGAAGAGCGGCGACACCGCGCTCGTCATCGGATTCGGGGCGGGTCTCGTCTACGCCGCCACTGTCGTTACCCTCCCCTAG
- a CDS encoding acyl carrier protein — MAATQEEIVAGLADIVNEIAGIPVEDVQLDKSFTDDLDVDSLSMVEVVVAAEERFDVKIPDDDVKNLKTVGDATDYILKHQA; from the coding sequence ATGGCCGCCACTCAGGAAGAGATCGTCGCCGGTCTCGCCGACATCGTGAACGAGATCGCCGGCATCCCGGTTGAGGACGTCCAGCTGGACAAGTCCTTCACCGACGACCTGGACGTCGACTCGCTGTCCATGGTCGAGGTCGTCGTCGCCGCCGAAGAGCGCTTCGACGTCAAGATCCCGGACGACGACGTCAAGAACCTCAAGACGGTCGGCGACGCGACCGACTACATCCTCAAGCACCAGGCCTGA
- the fabF gene encoding beta-ketoacyl-ACP synthase II, with protein sequence MSPTNRTVVVTGIGATTPLGGDAASTWEGLVAGKSGVKPLEQEWAADQAVRIAAQIAVEPTEVIPRPQARRLDRSAQFALVAAKEAWADAGFEGKAGEDGSVGEVDPDRLGAVIASGIGGVTTLLDQYDVLKEKGVRRVSPHTVPMLMPNSPSANVGLLVGARAGVHTPVSACASGAEAIGYAIEMIRTGRADVVVAGGTEAAIHPLPIAAFGNMMAMSKNNENPEGASRPYDVARDGFVLGEGAGVVVLESAEHAAKRGARVYAEAVGQGISADAHDIVQPEPEGRGISHALQNLLDRTDLNPAEIVHVNAHATSTPAGDIAELKALRKVFGDDTDHMAVSATKSMTGHLLGGAGGVETVATVLALYHRVAPPTINVENLDPEAEANADVVRGEARKLPVEGRIAALNDSFGFGGHNVVLAFRTV encoded by the coding sequence GTGAGCCCGACCAATCGCACCGTGGTCGTCACCGGTATCGGCGCAACCACACCGCTGGGTGGCGACGCAGCCTCTACCTGGGAGGGTCTGGTCGCCGGCAAGTCCGGCGTCAAGCCCCTGGAGCAGGAATGGGCCGCTGACCAGGCGGTCCGCATCGCCGCGCAGATCGCGGTGGAACCGACCGAGGTCATTCCCCGGCCGCAGGCCCGGCGTCTGGACCGCTCGGCGCAGTTCGCGCTGGTCGCGGCCAAGGAAGCCTGGGCCGACGCCGGTTTCGAGGGCAAGGCCGGCGAGGACGGCTCGGTCGGCGAGGTCGACCCGGACCGTCTCGGCGCCGTCATCGCCTCCGGCATCGGCGGTGTCACGACCCTGCTCGACCAGTACGACGTGCTCAAGGAGAAGGGCGTCCGCCGCGTCTCCCCGCACACCGTGCCGATGCTGATGCCCAACAGCCCCTCCGCCAACGTGGGTCTGCTCGTCGGCGCCCGCGCCGGTGTGCACACCCCGGTCTCCGCCTGCGCCTCGGGCGCCGAGGCCATCGGCTACGCCATCGAGATGATCCGTACCGGCCGCGCCGACGTCGTCGTCGCCGGTGGCACGGAGGCGGCGATCCACCCGCTGCCCATCGCCGCGTTCGGCAACATGATGGCGATGTCCAAGAACAACGAGAACCCCGAGGGCGCCTCGCGTCCCTACGACGTGGCCCGCGACGGCTTCGTCCTCGGCGAGGGTGCCGGTGTCGTCGTCCTGGAGTCCGCCGAGCACGCCGCCAAGCGCGGTGCGCGGGTGTACGCCGAGGCCGTCGGGCAGGGCATCTCCGCCGACGCCCACGACATCGTGCAGCCGGAGCCGGAGGGCCGCGGCATCTCGCACGCCCTGCAGAACCTGCTGGACCGCACCGACCTGAACCCGGCGGAGATCGTGCACGTCAACGCGCACGCCACGTCGACCCCGGCCGGTGACATCGCCGAGCTCAAGGCGCTGCGCAAGGTCTTCGGCGACGACACGGACCACATGGCCGTGTCCGCCACCAAGTCGATGACGGGTCACCTGCTGGGTGGTGCCGGTGGTGTGGAGACGGTCGCCACCGTCCTCGCCCTGTACCACCGGGTGGCTCCGCCGACCATCAACGTCGAGAACCTCGACCCGGAGGCGGAGGCCAACGCCGACGTCGTCCGCGGCGAGGCCCGCAAGCTGCCCGTGGAGGGCCGTATCGCCGCGCTGAACGACTCGTTCGGCTTCGGCGGGCACAACGTCGTACTGGCCTTCCGTACGGTCTGA